One window from the genome of Pungitius pungitius chromosome 14, fPunPun2.1, whole genome shotgun sequence encodes:
- the gsc gene encoding homeobox protein goosecoid yields the protein MPAGMFSIDSILSGRPSCKEPLLLHRSGPVVLSAGLTDSIYSDYNGLYSATCGPSPPGVQSLNGTRIGYNGYYYGQLHVQGAGGAPPCCGSVPGLTPQQCPCIPGGYDSPGSVLISPVPHQMMSYMNMGSLSRTELQLLNQLHCRRKRRHRTIFTDEQLEALEGLFQETKYPDVGTREQLARKVHLREEKVEVWFKNRRAKWRRQKRSSSEESENSQKWNKSTKTSAEKSEEPKSEVDSDS from the exons ATGCCCGCCGGGATGTTCAGCATAGACAGCATCCTGTCCGGCAGACCCAGCTGCAAGGagccgctgctgctgcaccgGAGCGGCCCGGTAGTGCTGTCCGCGGGCCTCACGGACTCTATCTACAGCGACTACAATGGACTGTACTCGGCCACGTGTGGGCCGTCTCCCCCCGGCGTCCAGTCCTTAAATGGGACCCGGATAGGATATAACGGCTACTACTACGGACAGCTGCACGTCCAGGGCGCCGGCGGAGCGCCGCCGTGCTGCGGCTCGGTGCCCGGCCTCACCCCGCAGCAGTGCCCGTGCATCCCGGGAG GCTACGACAGCCCGGGCTCCGTGCTCATCTCTCCGGTCCCGCACCAGATGATGTCCTACATGAACATGGGCAGCTTGTCGCGGACCGAACTGCAGCTCCTCAACCAGCTGCACTGCCGCAGGAAGCGGCGGCACCGCACCATCTTCACCGACGAGCAGCTGGAGGCCCTGGAAGGCCTCTTCCAGGAGACCAAGTACCCGGACGTCGGCACCCGGGAGCAGCTGGCCCGCAAGGTCCACCTCCGGGAGGAGAAGGTCGAG GTTTGGTTCAAAAACAGACGGGCGAAGTGGAGGAGGCAGAAAAGGTCTTCATCCGAGGAATCAGAGAACTCTCAGAAATGGAACAAATCGACCAAAACCTCCGCGGAGAAAAGCGAGGAGCCTAAAAGTGAGGTGGACTCGGACAGCTGA